The sequence below is a genomic window from Planktothrix sp. FACHB-1365.
GCCAGGAAATAGCAGTTTTAACCCCGTCTTCGAGCAAGTAAATATGGCAATCACCCAAGCAGCGGTAAAGACTGGGTTCTTGCGACGGTGAGACTCTACCTTCCAGTGCTTGAGTTAGTTCCAGAACTTCGCGAATAAATCCCCAGGACAAAAAATACAGAAACAGTTCCTCTGGCAAAATCGATGTAGCTGGGCGGCGCAACACACTCCAAGCAGCATCATAATCTGCAATTTCTAGGAAATGATAGTAAGCCTCTAATACTTGTAATCCTTGTTGGGATGACTGAACATTTTCGACACTACTGAACCAATATTGAGCGATCGCCCGATTTGTCTGCTCCCATTCAGGACTGGCTTTTAATTGGCTTAACCCTGCTGCACGCACTCCTGGATGCATATGGTACTTACCCCGATGGAATTGCACTAGGGAACAATCGCACAAGCGGTGAGTTACTCCCAGTTGTTCTGCTGCGGGTACATCCCACAGTAGAGATCTGACACAATCATCAGGTAACCACTCAATTACTTGATACCGACAAGCAGCTAAACGGCAGAGTAAGCGGTAAGCTACACTGGAATGAGTGTTTAAACGGTCTAACTGATAATCAACAAGAAATTTTAACTGATCGCTAATAAGAAACAACAACGTTTCTTGGTGTTGTGTAGCCTGATAATTGTCTAGCCAAAACTTATAAAAATCATTAATATCTCCATCGTAACTATTTTCGATAATACTATGCAAAAGCTCCATTGCTTTCGCATTACCATTGCAAGCTTTATGAATTGCCTGTAGAGCTTGTAAATCTTTAGAATCTTGAGGATTGTTAAAGAATTGCTGCCAATTTAATACTGTCAAACCAGATAAAGCATAATTTTTAATCCCTGCAAGTTTGGGCTCTTTTAACTTTTCTCTGCTCGTAATCAGAGTGAAGCCTTTAATGCTAGGCTCATTAAGTACCCTAAGTAACTCTACATAATCTCGATACTCTGGTAAAAATTCACCATTAGTTAAAACCGTTTCCAGGTTGTCTATGAAAATAGGTACTTTGAACAGACGCAGCTTTTTTTCTAGCAAACTTAGGCTCTGAATAAAATTTCTTGGAATATTTTCATTAAACTCTTGTTGCAACCATCGTTGCACTTCCACTTCAGCAGTTTGAATATATTTTGATTCCAAAGCAATCTTTATTGTTAAAGGTGGCTTTTCCCAATCGTAACTTGCTAAAAATTTGTTTGCCAGAGATGTTTTTCCAATTCCACCTTCTCCCACTATTAGGAGAATTTTGTGATTAGATCCAACCCATTGATGCAATTTTTCAATATCTGATGATCGTCCTACCCAGCTACATTCTGGTTTAGGGGCTAACGACAAAATTAATTCACGTTTGAATTGAAAAAACAATGCCTGCAAATCTGACCAGCTACCTCGTCTATCTTCATCACTTAATTCAAATTCTTTATACGCGGCTCTCAGATGTTGTCGTACAGTTGCTTCAGATCGGATACCCAAGGTTTTTGCGATTTCCTGATTCGTTTTTCCTTTCAGTTTTTCGCGCAACACCGCCCGACACTTGTCACTTAAATTATTGTAATGTGATTCAAACTGATGTTGCTCCATATTAGTAAAATAGGTGAAAATATTATTGGTCTATCTAAAAAACCGTTATGGTAAATATTTAGTGACTCAGTTAATCCAATGAGACGACTTGCGATTCTCAGTATCAAAATTTCCACTCACAGATTCGTGGTTAAATTTTATGTCTGATTGTCCTAAAGATTAACTAATCTGTTGAAATTTTACGGGTTAAGGTTATGGAAAATTAATTTTCCATAACCTAGACTACATCTGCCTTAAGAAATAATTTGTAAAATAAGCTACATTTCACTGCACAATTGTGAGTTTGGGTTGTGTATTGCTGTTGAGCAGTTTCCTCAGTTAGGATGCAGGTACGTTGAACAGATCGAAGATTCACAAGCAGAGAACGATGGGATACTCGCTCTCAAAGCCCCAAAGCCAGCATTTGTTCATCTGACATCAGGTGTACTCACCAGCCATCAAAGTGACTCTTCCAACCTCAATCTATTTATTCACCTAAATAACTATGTGGTTAGGTATTGATTTTGGGACTTCTAATTCCAGCGCCACCTTAATGCAAGGGTGGGTTCCCTCCCTGGTTAGGGATAGCCGCTATCAAAATGTGGACTCTTTCCCTACCTGCGCCTATGTCGATCCGAAGCGGGGGATACTGGTGGGCTATGACGCTTACAACCAGCGACTCAGGTCTCCCAGTCGGTATAAGCAAGGATTCAAACGCGAACTGGATCGGCCCACACCCTATTTTTTGGGAGACGATGAAATTGTTCCCAAGCAGCTTGTAACCAAGGTGATCGAGAAGCTCAAACATGACGCGGAGAAAATAGTTGGTGAACGCCTGACCAGAGTCACCCTTGCTGTACCGGCCACTCACACAGAGCTTAAGCGAAGTTTGATGATAGAAGCAGGCAAAGCGGCTGGCTTTGAACAGGTTGCCCTTGTGGAGGAGCCAGTTGCGGCAGCCGTGTACTACGCACAGCGCAGTTGTACCAAGGATCATGAAATTTTACTGGTTTACGACTTAGGCGGGGGCACTTTCGATGCCTCCCTGATTCAAAGGCAAGGTTCTGGCTATAAATTTCTGGCTCCACCCGTAGGTCTGGAAACCTGTGGCGGTATGGATTTTGACCGCAAAATTTTCGAGGATTTAATGAAGCGTTGTAGTCCAGATCAACGCGCCCTGTTAGATCCCAATCGCCGGGATTTGCAAGCACTGACTGTCCGTTTCACCTATGAGGATTCTTGTCGGAAACTGAAAGAAAATCTCAGCACAAAGCAGGAAGATTCGTTTCCGGTTCCCCTCCCGGGAGAGTTACAGGTTTATCGGCTGAAGCGGGCTGAGTTTGAATACATGATTGCCGACTACATCGACCAAACAGTTCAGCAGTGTCGCGATTTGCTAAAGCGTGCCGGTTTAACAGCGCAGAAAGTTGATCGGGTACTGCTGGTGGGTGGAAGCTGCCAAATTCCCTATGTGGGACAAGTATTAGAACGAGAGCTAAAACGACCTGTGGCGCGATTAGACGATCCAGATTTGGCAGTTTGCAAAGGTTCGGCAGTTTATGAAGGCTGGAATCCTGGTTACACTCATCTGCAAGCGGGGATTGATCGGGCAGAGGTGGGGGATTATCAAGGAGCAATTAGCCATTACAACAAAGCTTTACAGGAAAGCCCCAACTATTCCAGGGCTTACGTTTCGCGAGGGGAAGCTCGTTGTGAGACTGGAAATCAGAAAGAGGCTCTTGCGGATGTTGAACGCGCACTCCGTATCGAACCTAGATATGCAGAAGCTCATGTCGCTTTGGCTAATGTTTACCTTAAGTCTGGAGATTCTCAGAAAGCAATTGAGCAGTACGATCAGGCTCTCCGAATTAATCCTAATTATACTACAGCTTATTCGGATCGAGGTAGATGGCATTCAGATTTGGGAAATCAAAAGGAAGCATTATCAGATTGGCAACAAGCTGTCAAAATCACACCTCAGACTGCTGAAGATTACACGCAGCAAGGATGGGCTTACTATGAACTAGAAAAATATCAGGAAGCGCTGGATGTATTTTATGAGGCACTTGCGCTTAATAACAGTTACATTAATGCTTATGTTGGCCGTTCTCGCGCACACTCTAAACTGGGAAATCATCAGTCAGTTATGGATGATTTTAGCGAAGCACTGAAACTTAACCCCAATAATGCTGATATCTACGGCTGGCGGGCTACTTATTTTGAAGACATAGGAGAACATGAAAAAGCGATTGAAGACTTTAACCGTGCGGTGAAAATAAATCCTACCTACGTTACTGTTATTTACCGTCGTGGCTTTTGTCGAATTGCACTGGGCGATCAACAGGGAGCTATTGAGGACTTTAATCAAGCACTGAGCATAAATTCTAACAATGCTTCTGCTTATTACGGTTTAGGCGAGGCTCATTTGGCACTTAAGGAATACGAAAGAGCATTGAAACATTTCAATCAAGCAATTCAACTCAATGCTAACTTGGCTCAAGCTTATTATGGTAGGGGAGTAGCTCGTTCTTGGCTGAATGACATAACAGGAACGCGCCAAGATTTACAGGAAGCTGCAAAACTAGCACTCAGCCAGGGTAATACGACTTTTTCCGAACAAATTCAGAACGAGTTGAGTCAGCTTTAGTTTAATTGTTAGCTTGATTGCAGGATATGAACTGGTCAATAAAAGTTCTTATGGCTATTATTCAGTTAAATTTTTGTAAAATCACACAAGGGTTCAAATGAGGATCAATCGCATCATTTCTAGTCAAGGAATGGGTTCAAGTGAACCAAAGGGACGGAAGGGAATTAATAATTCCTCTTCACCTATTATACAAGTAACAGACAACACTTTTAAGCGAGAGGTACTAGAAAGTGACATTCCAGTTTTAGTAGATTTTTGGGCACCTTGGTGTGGCCCCTGTCGTATGGTTGCTCCTGTGGTGGAAGAAATAGCAGCAGAATACGATGGTCAGGTCAAGGTAGTTAAAGTTAATACAGATGAGAATCCTAACGTTACTACCCAGTACGGGATACGTAGCATACCAACTTTGATGCTTTTTGTAGGTGGTCAACGGGTTGAAATGATTGTTGGTGCGGTTCCTAAGCCTACATTGGCTGAGATTTTAGAAAAATACTTCTAAATTAGTGAGTCTTCAGTAGAATTACAGCATACATAGGAGAAAACAAATGAGTATCAATCGCATCGGTTCTAGTGGCGACAGTTCCAATAAAAAGAAAACAGGAGGAACGAAGAGAGCTAATACATCCTCGAATGCTCGTCCCTCCCAATCTTATAGCGACATTCTTCCCTCCAAATATGGTTATACAAGTCCTGGATTTTACGCAATTAGATTAGTCACTCCTGATGGCGAACGAGTCATCGAAGTCCCGGAAGACGAGTACATCCTTGATGCCGCCGAACAAAACGGTTTGGATCTGCCATCCTCCTGCCTCGCTGGTGCCTGCTCTACCTGTGCTGCAAAGATTATAGATGGCTCGGTTGACCAGTCCGATCAATCTTTTCTAGATGACGAGCAAATAGAAGCAGGTTACATTTTAACCTGTGTGGCTTATCCCACATCTAACTGCACCATTATTACTCATGCTGAAGCAGACCTTTTTTAAACTTAGGAGTTTTGAATGAGCATAGTTAATAACTCACCATTTGATTCAGATGACGATCTCTTTCCCGATGGAGGCGATTACTTTCCCAGTCATTCAGATAGTGGGACGCATGACTGGGACTCACAACACCATGACTATGACCATACTCATTTTGACCACACTCATAGTTGGAACGACTATGAGCATCAGTGGGATGAACATTCCTTTGACCCTAACCATAACGACTTCTATTTGTTGAACGATCCGACTCACCAAGCGGATGATTGGCACTTGCACACCTCTGACTCTGATGATGTTCACTCCGAACTGCTTGGTGATGCGGGCGACCATACAGGATATTTGGTTCATCAGAATTTTGACCCTGCTCATCCTGATGGCATTGTCGTAGGCGATCCGGGACATGACATGGACTGCTGGCATCCTCAGAATCGTCCAGATGACTGTGCCGTTGTCGCCCAGCAATCTATTTTGGAGAGTTTGACGGGAAAACATTCTTCAGAAGATGGTTTGTGCAGAGAAGCACTGGCCGACGGTTGTTATTACCCAGGCGGTGGCACACCTGCCGATCATGTAGGTCATGTACTGGAAAAACACGGCATACCTGTAGAACATCATTTTGGGGGAACTTTGTCGGATTTAAACGATAAGTTGTCCCACGGAGAGAAAGTAATTGTCGCTGTAAATTCTGAGGAAGTTTGGATGCCAGATAAAGGTTCAATATTGAGTCAAACTTTAAGTCAATATACAGGAATACCGGGTCAGAAAGCCGATCATGCAGTGGTAGTAACTGGTATTGTATACCCCCAATCAGACCCGCTACATCCACAAGTAGTGCTTAATGATTCAGGTACCTCTAATGGGCGGGGGATGATGGTTCCGTTGGAACAATTTGAGAAAGCTTGGGCTGCCAGCGACCATTATATGGTAGCCACTGCTGTGCGCGAAAAATCTGTTGATCGTGAAGATTTCGGTTATTCTTTCAGTCCAGATGTTCATTATACAGGAGATACACAACAATCACATGATTTAGAGGGGAATAATTTTAATGATGAAAGCCACGATTTTTTGTTGGGTAAAACTCACTACCACCATCACTATCACCACATAGTAAAACGTTCGCCTAATTGGCCTGGTAGCGATTCAGGAAGTGGCTCTAGCAGTAGTGACAGCAGCAGTTACGACAGCAACTATGACGACAGTTATAGCGATGGCGGTTGTGTTGATTCGGATGGCGATGGACAATGTGATGCTAGTGGTGGCGATGGCGGGGATGGAGGCTGTGGTGATTAATGAACTCACCGTCACTCAATCAATAGGAAGAGGCTAAAAAAATGGCAAGCAAGGGAAAAATGGAACAGCTAATGCTGGATATTCGCAAGACTCCACTCTTTCGTCAAGTCGTCCCAATGGAAGCGCAAATTGGCTGGCCGATTCCGTTGCGTAGAGAGGGGAAAGTTTACGTTACTCTACCTTTCTTTGGAGCCAATACCAAAAGTCCAGGAAAAACCGTTCTTTTTCCACCATTTGCAAAAATGACTTTAGAATGGTCAAACCTGCTAATTGTTGAATATGTAAACTTCCGCTTTCAAAATCCATTTGTAGATGGAAAGTGGGAACAGTCAGTTGGTACTTTTCCCCATCCGGCTGTAGCTCAGATGAGTGTAGGAGAATACCAAGAAAAACGGCATCAACTCTTGACGATGTATGATGCTATGTTTGAAAACCTATCAAATGGCCTGACTTTATCCACTGAGTGGAACGGGCAATTTAGTAAATTGTTAAGCACCTTGATGGAGCCTGCATTAGAACCCTACTATCGCGCTCTGGGTTCAAAGTTCTTCGACCGATTTCTTCCTAATCAGTAGCAAATTCATTGAAACTAATAATCAATTTTTTTAAGGAAAATCACGATGTTTAATAACCAGCACAAATATCAAGTGCGGAAGCAAGAGCTATTGGATTTGTTTGCATCTGTTCTATCGTTCGCTAGGAAACAGAACGAACAAGAAGCTGTGAAGCAACTGGATGAAGCCATCAACCGACTTGCTGAGGGGAAGTTAATGGTGGTGGTCTGTGGCGAGTTTAAAGAAGGTAAATCTAGCCTGATCAATGCACTACTAAATGAAGTAAATGACGATTTATTTCCTGTAGATTCTGATATTACAACTGGACTTGTTTCTACCATTAGTTATGGGGAACAAGAAAAAATTACTGTAATTTTGGGGGAACTCGGACAAGAAAAACAGAAGCCAATCAAACGTGAAGAGATTAATGACTATGCCAACGAGCAGCGCAACAAGGGGAATCTTCAGCAAGCCCGGATGCTTGTGGTTGAAACACCAAATCCACAACTAAAAAATGGTTTGGCTCTAGTTGATACCCCTGGTGTCGGCGGTCTCAACACTCGACATACCGGGATTACCTATGCTTTCATCCCCAATTCTGATGTTGTTCTCTTTGTCAGTGATGTTACCGCACCCCTAAAGGCAAAAGAACTGGAATTTGTTAAGATGATTGCGCGTCACTGCCAGAACCTCATCTTTGTTGTCACCAAAATTGACATGAAATCGAGGGCAGAATATGAGGAAGTAGTGGAGAATAACCGGGAAAAATTGGCTAAGGTATTAGAACGTCCCGGCAACCAAATTGATATCATCCCTGTTTCCAGCCATAACAAATTAGCGTATTTAAAATCTAGAGATGGAGAAGACCTAGAAGACAGCAATTTCCGTGTACTAGAGGAGAAACTGTGGCAATTGCTCAACTCACAGAAGGGCTATATTTTGTTAATGCGTGCCTTGGGGGAACTTAAACCAATTTTGGACGAGATGAAGATAGGTCTGCAAGCTGAATTTGAGGGGTGTCAGCAGCGCACTGCCCAAGAGTTAAAGAATTTGGAACTTCAGTTTCAAGAAGAACAAGAACGGCTAAAAAGTTTGCAGGCGAAGAGTTCAGCTTGGCAACCTGAGCTAAACTTTGGATTGAAGAAAATTAATGGCGTGGTGCGAAGTTTCCTTCGAGATGGCTTTGTGAAAATTCGCCGTTTTACTGAAGAATATATTGATAATGCTGGAATGGCAGGTAATTCTAAGGAAATAGCCGGACTCGTGGAAGCAGATATTGATGCCTTAATGTCCGACATGGGAAAAAAACTTAGCAATGAGGCTGCTAATCTGTATATCCAGATTGAAAGAGTGACTGGTTTAGACATGGACAGGTTCAGGATTGGAATATTGGATTGGGAAAAGTCTCAGGTTTCGGTAGGTGATGTAGATCTTAAGCAGACTGGATTGTGGGAAAAATCCCTAACTGCGACCCGTAATGGGATGTTTAATGCTTCGGCTGGAGGCATAATTGGAGGAATTTTAGGTACAGTTGTAGGGTCTGTATTCGGTGGAGTTGGTGCTTTACCAGGAAGCATCATAGGTGCAAAGCTAGGGGGACTCTTCGGTGGTTTCTCTGGACTTAAACAAGGGGTAAAACAGATTTCAGAAAAGGATATGGCAAATGCCAAGCGCGAACTTTCTAAAGTGATTGAGCGCTATATCACAGACTGTCAACAGCTTTGCACAGATTCTGTAGATGGGATTATCCTAGATTTGGAGCGATCAATGCAGGAGCAGTTGCTTGGTCAAATCAGACGAAAGCGAGAAATGTGTGATCGTGCATTCCAAACCATTCAAGAATCCCGCAAGCTAACCCAAGAACAGGCTGCTCAAAAAGCCAAAGAGTTAGCGATTCCTCTTGAGACATTGAAGCAACTCTACAAGCGGGTAGAAACTCTTGGTCAAACCATAGTGACCGAAAAGGAAGCTGCCGCTGCTGCCCTACCCAAGCAAATATCATCTGATAGCACCAACAATGAGGAGGACTGGGTAGATGGATGAACCAACGTTAGAAAAACGGGTTGAAGCAGTCTTCCAATTTGCATTTGGTTGCGCTGCCAATCGCCCTGCCCTAACTAAATTGCACCAAAAGCTCATTGAGTGTTACCAACCGCTTAATCAACCGATGCGACTGGCGATCGTCGGTACGATTAAAGCCGGTAAATCCACATTGATGAATGCCCTATTAGGAGAAGAAGTAGTTGCTACAGGTACAGTTGAAGCAACATTTAACGTCAACTTGCTACAGTATGGCGAACGGCCGTCTCTGCGGGTGTTTTATAAAGATAAGCGTCCTCCAGAACCTAAATCTTTTGTTGAACTGAAATCCATTACTATACGGGCGGATGAAAATCGCGACTATCTGCTGAGTATTGAGTATATTGAGGTGTCCTACCCGAACCCCATCCTCAAAACTCTCAATCTAATTGATACTCCCGGTCTGGAATCTCACTATAAAGATGACTCTGACAACACCCTAGCCTTCTTAAATATTCACGGACAGGAGTTGACCAAAATTACTCAGGCTGAGGCAAGAAAAGCCGATGCAGTGCTGTATCTGTTCGATAAAAGTATTGCTGAGTCAGATCGAGACGCTGTAGCTCAATTTCAGGGTGCCACCCTCGGGCAGGCAAGTCCCATCAATGCCATAGGAGTTTTAACCAAGGTGGACTCTTACTGGTCAGATGGGGATAAACCACTTGTTAGAGGAGAGGCGATTATCCATCGCTTACAGTCTGATCATTCACAATTGAGCAATCGGTTTTATACGATTCGTCCAGTCTGTGGTCTATTGGCATTTGGAACTCAAACCATGACGGGGGAAGAGTTTAATACTCTGACTGAATTAGCTAAACTATCTCAGGAACGATTTGAGAAGCTGGTTCGGAATGCGGAGCGATTTAGCGAGCGCGAGTATCCCAACGAGCCAGCCATCCCATCCGCTCCTAAACGTAAGCCGTTACTCTCTCGGCTTGGGCAATACGGAGTCTGGTTAGCTTGCAGCCTGATTCGAGAGCATCAGGTACAGACTCAGAAAGACCTCAGCAGTGAAATGCTGAAGCAGAGCGGCATTCTGGAACTTCAGCGTTTAATTAAAGCTCACTTTGGCAATCGCGCCTCTCTAATCAAGTTAAATACCACATTAGAGAAAATTAAAGCAGCTTGTTTCATGGAACGGCAGCACCTTGACGGTGTAGACTATCAATTGGTCATAGAGATAGAAAAAGCATTTAGCGAACTTGAAGCTGAGGAGCAACATTCGTTTCAGGAATTGCAAATCCTGCGTTTGTGCTACCAAGAGCAGCTAAGTTTTAATCAGCAAGAAGTCAGACAGTTGCTCAACGTTGTTGGTGAGAACGGCATTTCTATTGAAGAGCGATTGGGACTGAGTGCAAATTCTCCCAATGACCAGACGATCCGCGTTGCTAAAGAGCGAGTCCAGTATTGGAGCCAAAGAGCCAACGACTTAATGAGTGCTGACAGCCAAACACTTGATGCGGCTAGAGTCCTGTTACATTCCTACGAACGAATCTTGTATCATCTTAAGCAAAGGAATCGATCTTATGTTTAACCCCTTCGCTTTTTTAGCACCTCTATTCCCCTGCATTACCCGAGAAAGACAGATACGGGAATTAGCTATTCAGGCTCAGACAAGTGCCCGCAAATTGAGTGGTTTACGGCCTGAAGATTCCGAAGATTCTGACGCTGATTTCCTTTCTATTTTGAACTCTACCTGTTGGCTGCTGGAGCGTCTCGTTGAGCGTAGTGACTTTTCACCAGCAGACAGCCAAGCTGAGACTTCTACCGTACTTAAGACCTCAGAGTCAGAAGTGCCACCTCAACCTGCTGTAATTGCATCATCAAACTCACCAGCTACTCCCGAACCAGAATTCTCGGAGATGGCAAAGGACTTAATTCAGTTACGCGACTGGGTATTGATGGCAAAAACTGGTGGTACTGGAGCATCAGCAGAAGTCATCGAATCTTTTTATGAAAAGTTGGGAGAAATTTTAGCTAAAGAAGGTGTGACTGCTTTAGAGGAGTCCGATTGCCTGTATGATTACGAGCGACAACAGGTAGTTAGCATACAAGTGACGGATGATCCGAATAAAAGCGACTGGGTGTGCAACACAGTCAGACCTGGGTATTTGTTTCAGGAGCGATTAATCCGACCGCAAGAGGTTGTTATTTATACTTTTGATAACTCAATATCCTACAACTCATTTTCATCCGATGATTCTGTTTCCTAAGTGCTAATGTAACTCTCTCCTAAAAAAACAATTTAAGTGGAGGAATTAATCCAAATTAGACGCAACAAACTTCCCCTTTTCCAGAGGGGGTTGAGCGCTATATCCTTGATTTTATCAAGCTTTTAACAGGGTTGTCACCCCGTGAACTCGTGAGTTTTATTACAGTCGATCACCTGTTCTAAAACGGGTACAAGTCATCAATTTGGGGTATAAAAACTTGCCTGCACAATTCTTAATATTAATTAGTGGATGATTGGAATTTAGTTAGTTATTATCAGTTATAGAAGAGTTCGATAAACCAAGGAAGGGTAGGAAGCCTATGCCTATACTAAGAGGGAATGGAGATGAGTTTGCGGAGAACCTGGAACAACGCTGTCCAGTTGCTCTGTTACTGGATAACTCAGGTTCAATGTCTGGTCAAGCAATCCAACAGTTAAATCAAAGGAAAGGGTTGCTTTATTTAACCAATCTTTAGCTCGGGATGACCTAGCATCGGTGAGAATAGAAATAGCAATTGTTTCATTTGACTCCGTTAAGTTATATCAAGATTTTATGTCTTGTCAAACTATTATTTTTTCTCTAAACCAACCTTAGCTCAATGAAAATTTAGCAGTAAGCTGATTGACAAATTCCATTAAAATTGAAAAAGGAAAAATTTGCTTTATGACAATTCAAAATCAACTTAACAAATTTCAACAAGAGGCTGAAAGTATCGTCGAACAACTCAAATCTGTACCGCCGAATCTTTCTCAGCAGTATGAATGGGTTTCTCAAGAGCTAGATCGCTGCATCGATGAGATCAAAGCATCGGCTGGAAAAATTATTGAACAAGCATCCTCACCTGTGAAAATCGGGGTAGTTGGAGAGTTTGCCAGTGGTAAAAGTTTACTCATCGGTAGCTTGTTAGGTTATGCTGATGCCCTACCTATCGGTAGCGATGCGACTACAGGTAATATAACTGCCATTAATTTAGTTCAACAAGAAGATAACAAAACCACTAATTTTGCTAAATTTACCGTTGAGTATTTGAGCGATCGGGAAGTCAAAGAATGTGTGAATTATATACTCAAAGAAGCAGAAAAGCGTCTAAAAGACATTAATAAACTTGATGAGCAGGTTAGAAATCAATTTAATGCCGTAAAAAATTCATGGGAAAAAGGAGCTGAAGCAATTCAAAATATTATGGATTGGTGTAAATTAGCTTGGGAAGGCACTAAAAATATCGAATTGCGTTATTTACTGCGTGAATTAGTCTGGTTATTGAACACTTATAAGTCTTATGGAAAAGTATTTTGTGGGTCTGGTCATTCTTGGGAAATAGATCGAAGTATTGTGAAGGATGCTTTGCAGCTTCCCTATCAACCTTTAGATATTCAAAATCTGACATTTGATAGATTGCCCACTTCTCCTGTGCCATTATCTGATTCTCCCAAATCTTTAAATGACCACCTATTGAAAAACAGTTTTCCTTTAATTCGTTGCATTAAGATTGAAGTAAAAATTTGTAAGCAAATTTGGGATTTAGGAGGTGCTAGTAAGTTTACTTTATTAGACTTCCCCGGATTAGGATCTGCTAATTCGGGAGTGCGAGATACTTATTTATCTTTACGCGAATTAGCGGAAATACAGACTATTTTAATTTTACTCGATGGCAGAAAACCCGGTGGTGAAACTGCCAACAGACTTTTTACGATGATGCAAAAACACAAAGGAGAAGAAATTAAAGATAGAATTTTAGTAGCAGTAGGTCGGTTTGATGAATTATCTTTAGACAATCCCCAAGTAGTCGATCAATTAATTAATCTTGACCTTGACGATGATCCTTTTAGCGAGTCAGAATTGACAGAAAATTATATTTTGTCACAACTAACCGTCCTGCGAACAACCATTGGAAGCGCTAAAGCTTTTACCAATAAACCTGAACGGATCGTTTTCTGTTCTCCTCTGTTAGCTTTAGATCATCTACACAGAAGCATTTCTTCAATTACCGTCGGTTCTCCAAGTTTTATTGAATCTAAGTTTAGTGACCCCAATGCTCTCACTCAGTCGAAAAGAATGCTAGAAAAATGGCAAAAAATGAGTGAAAAATTACAGCAATCTGATCCTAAGAGTCATCTAGCAAAGCTGTTACAAGATTTTGCTGAATCTGAGGCTGGAGTTGGTCGCCTGAGAAAATTAATTTTGGCTCACGTTGCCGAACATGGGCTGAAGCAAATCTATCAAGATACCGAGCGAGCGTTTCAGGTTACAGAGCAGCAAAAACAACAACTAAAACGGATTTTAACTCGAATAGAACAAGAGAAAGATTTAGTGATTTCTGAATCTCCCAACTTACCCATTTTAAGACAAACCCTACA
It includes:
- a CDS encoding dynamin family protein, with product MFNNQHKYQVRKQELLDLFASVLSFARKQNEQEAVKQLDEAINRLAEGKLMVVVCGEFKEGKSSLINALLNEVNDDLFPVDSDITTGLVSTISYGEQEKITVILGELGQEKQKPIKREEINDYANEQRNKGNLQQARMLVVETPNPQLKNGLALVDTPGVGGLNTRHTGITYAFIPNSDVVLFVSDVTAPLKAKELEFVKMIARHCQNLIFVVTKIDMKSRAEYEEVVENNREKLAKVLERPGNQIDIIPVSSHNKLAYLKSRDGEDLEDSNFRVLEEKLWQLLNSQKGYILLMRALGELKPILDEMKIGLQAEFEGCQQRTAQELKNLELQFQEEQERLKSLQAKSSAWQPELNFGLKKINGVVRSFLRDGFVKIRRFTEEYIDNAGMAGNSKEIAGLVEADIDALMSDMGKKLSNEAANLYIQIERVTGLDMDRFRIGILDWEKSQVSVGDVDLKQTGLWEKSLTATRNGMFNASAGGIIGGILGTVVGSVFGGVGALPGSIIGAKLGGLFGGFSGLKQGVKQISEKDMANAKRELSKVIERYITDCQQLCTDSVDGIILDLERSMQEQLLGQIRRKREMCDRAFQTIQESRKLTQEQAAQKAKELAIPLETLKQLYKRVETLGQTIVTEKEAAAAALPKQISSDSTNNEEDWVDG
- a CDS encoding dynamin family protein, producing MDEPTLEKRVEAVFQFAFGCAANRPALTKLHQKLIECYQPLNQPMRLAIVGTIKAGKSTLMNALLGEEVVATGTVEATFNVNLLQYGERPSLRVFYKDKRPPEPKSFVELKSITIRADENRDYLLSIEYIEVSYPNPILKTLNLIDTPGLESHYKDDSDNTLAFLNIHGQELTKITQAEARKADAVLYLFDKSIAESDRDAVAQFQGATLGQASPINAIGVLTKVDSYWSDGDKPLVRGEAIIHRLQSDHSQLSNRFYTIRPVCGLLAFGTQTMTGEEFNTLTELAKLSQERFEKLVRNAERFSEREYPNEPAIPSAPKRKPLLSRLGQYGVWLACSLIREHQVQTQKDLSSEMLKQSGILELQRLIKAHFGNRASLIKLNTTLEKIKAACFMERQHLDGVDYQLVIEIEKAFSELEAEEQHSFQELQILRLCYQEQLSFNQQEVRQLLNVVGENGISIEERLGLSANSPNDQTIRVAKERVQYWSQRANDLMSADSQTLDAARVLLHSYERILYHLKQRNRSYV
- a CDS encoding nucleotide exchange factor GrpE; translated protein: MFNPFAFLAPLFPCITRERQIRELAIQAQTSARKLSGLRPEDSEDSDADFLSILNSTCWLLERLVERSDFSPADSQAETSTVLKTSESEVPPQPAVIASSNSPATPEPEFSEMAKDLIQLRDWVLMAKTGGTGASAEVIESFYEKLGEILAKEGVTALEESDCLYDYERQQVVSIQVTDDPNKSDWVCNTVRPGYLFQERLIRPQEVVIYTFDNSISYNSFSSDDSVS
- a CDS encoding dynamin family protein, giving the protein MTIQNQLNKFQQEAESIVEQLKSVPPNLSQQYEWVSQELDRCIDEIKASAGKIIEQASSPVKIGVVGEFASGKSLLIGSLLGYADALPIGSDATTGNITAINLVQQEDNKTTNFAKFTVEYLSDREVKECVNYILKEAEKRLKDINKLDEQVRNQFNAVKNSWEKGAEAIQNIMDWCKLAWEGTKNIELRYLLRELVWLLNTYKSYGKVFCGSGHSWEIDRSIVKDALQLPYQPLDIQNLTFDRLPTSPVPLSDSPKSLNDHLLKNSFPLIRCIKIEVKICKQIWDLGGASKFTLLDFPGLGSANSGVRDTYLSLRELAEIQTILILLDGRKPGGETANRLFTMMQKHKGEEIKDRILVAVGRFDELSLDNPQVVDQLINLDLDDDPFSESELTENYILSQLTVLRTTIGSAKAFTNKPERIVFCSPLLALDHLHRSISSITVGSPSFIESKFSDPNALTQSKRMLEKWQKMSEKLQQSDPKSHLAKLLQDFAESEAGVGRLRKLILAHVAEHGLKQIYQDTERAFQVTEQQKQQLKRILTRIEQEKDLVISESPNLPILRQTLQELIQIYDNFQKKLDQTPLQNRQGLSIEQVVKKQVTFKVYEWAEWYSLFQNLKNGTVENIESNDDFDEIFGTSTYSDDIPTKTQDFYDGFSQQIQSSIELIKTDMAESIKILLSQLSEEITPQREKLQQITSLEMFDSIKQKFGEKQADQFKVMIKSLEPQQILETKIVSKIKIDSSLAEKPELVFPFALSSEQGKISKTLDWGLKKPQKPGRHHVEILRLRQEIVNSMTLNLVQLVSQANKDLNKYIIVKIVGLLMAKYLQLSRNDDLLRYIANAETTQDKVIPAWFKILHNIAQK